In Elephas maximus indicus isolate mEleMax1 chromosome 7, mEleMax1 primary haplotype, whole genome shotgun sequence, the following proteins share a genomic window:
- the LOC126080847 gene encoding olfactory receptor 5B3-like, producing the protein MENRTEVTHFILLGLTNALELQFSLFIMFTLIYLINVLGNLGMIGLILLDFRLHTPMYFFLSNLSLVDLCYSSAVTPTVLAGFLTGDNVISYNSCATQVFFFAVFITVENFLLASMAYDRYAAVCKPLHYNSTITTSLCARLAIGSYVGGFLNGSIHTGDTFRLSFCMPNVVHHFFCDLPAVIVLSCSDRHVSEMVLIFVVSFNIFSALLVILISYLFIFITILKMRSAEGYRKALSTCASHLAAVFIFYGTGIFMYAQPSSSHSMDTDKMASVFYTMIIPMLNPLVYSLRNKDVKSAFKKVIEKAKLSLGLTF; encoded by the coding sequence atggagaacagaacagaagtgaCTCACTTCATCCTGCTAGGACTAACAAATGCCCTGGAGCTTCAGTTCTCCCTCTTTATAATGTTCACTCTTATTTACCTCATCAACGTGCTTGGGAACCTAGGTATGATTGGGTTAATTTTGTTGGACTTTCgtctccacactcccatgtattttttcctcagcaACTTGTCTCTGGTGGACCTTTGTTACTCCTCAGCTGTCACTCCCACGGTGTTGGCTGGATTCCTTACAGGAGACAATGTCATCTCCTACAATTCATGTGCTACTCAGGTGTTCTTTTTTGCAGTATTTATTACTGTGGAAAATTTCCTGTTGGCctcaatggcctatgaccgctacgcAGCTGTGTGTAAACCCCTACATTACAACAGCACCATAACAACAAGTCTGTGTGCACGGCTGGCTATAGGTTCCTATGTTGGTGGTTTCCTGAATGGCTCTATTCACACTGGGGATACATTTCGTCTATCCTTCTGTATGCCCAATGTGGTCCATCACTTTTTCTGTGATCTTCCAGCAGTCATCGTTCTCTCTTGCTCAGATAGACATGTTAGTGAGATGGTTCTTATTTTTGTGGTGAGCTTCAATATCTTTTCTGCTCTTCTGGTTATCTTGATATCCTACCTGTTCATATTTATTACCATCCTAAAGATGCGCTCAGCTGAAGGATATCGAAAGGCTTTATCCACCTGTGCTTCCCACCTCGCTGCAGTCTTTATCTTTTATGGGACAGGCATCTTCATGTACGCACAGCCCAGTTCCAGTCATTCTATGGACACAGACAAAATGGCATCTGTGTTCTATACTATGATCATCCCCATGTTGAACCCTCTggtctacagcctgaggaacaaggatgTCAAAAGTGCATTCAAGAAGGTTATTGAGAAGGCTAAATTGTCTCTAGGCTTAACTTTTTAA
- the LOC126080843 gene encoding olfactory receptor 5B3-like: MENKTEVTQFILLRLTNAPELQFPLFIMFTLIYLINVLGNLGMIGLILLDFRLHTPMYFFLSNLSLVDLCYSSAVTPTVLAGFLTGDNVISYNSCATQVFFFAVFITVENFLLASMAYDHDVAVCKPLYYTTTMTTGLCARLAIGSYVGGFLNGSIHTGDTFRLSFCMFNVVHHFFCDLPAVLVLSCSDRHVSEMVLVFVVSFNIFSALLTILLSYLFIFITILKMHSAEGCWKALSTCASHFVAVSTFYGTSIFMYTQPSSSHSMDTDKMASVFYTMIIPMLNPLVYSLRNKDVKSAFEKVVEKAKLSVGLTF; encoded by the coding sequence ATGGAGAACAAAACAGAAGTGACTCAGTTCATCCTGCTACGACTAACAAATGCCCCAGAGCTTCAGTTCCCCCTCTTTATAATGTTCACTCTCATTTACCTCATCAACGTGCTTGGGAACCTAGGTATGATTGGGTTAATTTTGTTGGACTTTCgtctccacactcccatgtattttttcctcagcaACTTGTCTCTGGTGGACCTTTGTTACTCCTCAGCTGTCACTCCCACGGTGTTGGCTGGATTCCTTACAGGAGACAATGTCATCTCCTACAATTCATGTGCTACTCAGGTGTTCTTTTTTGCAGTATTTATTACTGTGGAAAATTTCCTGTTGGCCTCAATGGCCTATGACCACGACGTAGCAGTGTGTAAACCCCTATATTATACCACCACCATGACAACAGGCCTGTGTGCCCGACTGGCTATAGGTTCCTATGTTGGTGGTTTCCTGAATGGTTCCATTCACACTGGGGATACATTCCGTCTGTCCTTCTGTATGTTCAATGTGGTCCATCACTTTTTCTGTGATCTTCCAGCAGTCTTGGTTCTCTCTTGCTCTGATAGGCATGTTAGTGAGATGGTTCTTGTTTTCGTGGTGAGTTTCAATATcttttctgctcttctgactatcttgttatcctaCCTGTTTATATTTATCACCATCCTAAAGATGCACTCAGCTGAGGGGTGCTGGAAGGCTTTATCAACCTGTGCATCTCACTTTGTTGCAGTTTCCACCTTCTATGGGACAAGCATCTTCATGTACACGCAGCCCAGCTCCAGTCATTCCATGGACACAGACAAAATGGCATCAGTGTTCTATACTATGATCATCCCCATGTTGAACCCTCTGGTCTACAGcctgagaaacaaagatgtcaagaGTGCATTCGAAAAGGTTGTTGAGAAGGCAAAATTGTCTGTAGGCTTAACTTTTTAA